In Halovivax gelatinilyticus, the following are encoded in one genomic region:
- a CDS encoding helix-turn-helix domain-containing protein, whose translation MATEASFTVPSNEFPLGTVFEQLPNVSVELERIIPARDVVIPYFWVRGTTIDDIEGAFSAHPGVDRIQFVDSVEDENLLRVEWALDYDDVLTALTETNIALIEGVGTNQQWTFEIRGDSRSDIASFQSRCRDVGIPITLTALRALTPVETATEAALTDTQQEALVVAYERGYFESPRETTMEAIGDELGISQQAVASRLRRGIKHILGNTLPTLSAPSRESA comes from the coding sequence ATGGCTACGGAGGCTTCCTTTACGGTACCGTCGAACGAGTTCCCGCTGGGGACCGTGTTCGAGCAACTGCCGAATGTGTCGGTCGAACTGGAGCGGATCATCCCCGCCCGAGACGTGGTGATCCCCTACTTCTGGGTTCGAGGGACCACAATCGACGACATCGAAGGCGCGTTCTCGGCGCATCCGGGCGTGGATCGAATACAGTTCGTCGACTCCGTCGAAGACGAGAATCTGTTGCGCGTCGAGTGGGCGTTGGATTACGACGACGTCTTGACCGCGCTGACGGAGACGAACATCGCGCTCATCGAGGGCGTTGGAACGAACCAGCAGTGGACGTTCGAGATACGCGGTGACAGCCGGAGCGATATCGCCAGCTTTCAATCCCGGTGTCGGGACGTCGGCATCCCGATCACGCTCACGGCGTTGCGCGCGCTCACGCCCGTCGAGACGGCGACCGAGGCGGCCCTCACCGACACCCAGCAAGAGGCGCTGGTGGTCGCCTACGAGCGAGGCTACTTCGAATCGCCGCGCGAGACGACGATGGAAGCGATCGGCGACGAACTCGGCATCTCACAGCAAGCCGTCGCATCCAGACTCCGGCGCGGGATCAAGCATATCCTCGGAAACACGCTACCCACACTATCGGCCCCCTCTCGAGAGAGTGCTTAA
- a CDS encoding DUF7344 domain-containing protein, whose protein sequence is MSEDPIAFDAVCDLCRDTRRRIILAVLAEERRSLTMDDLERAILAYNHLTSVADASSEVLTDIRVSLCHAHVPKLESAGVIEYDSDRQLVDPTERFDRLQPHLAAILDTDPNLDESIAL, encoded by the coding sequence ATGAGCGAGGATCCCATCGCGTTCGACGCGGTGTGCGACCTGTGTAGAGATACCCGCCGACGGATTATTCTCGCCGTACTCGCCGAAGAACGGCGTTCGTTGACGATGGACGACCTCGAGAGAGCGATTCTCGCGTACAACCATCTCACGTCGGTTGCCGACGCGTCTTCGGAGGTACTGACAGACATTCGGGTCTCTCTTTGCCACGCACACGTTCCGAAGCTAGAATCGGCGGGCGTCATCGAATACGATTCGGATCGACAACTCGTCGACCCGACCGAACGGTTCGACCGGTTACAGCCCCACCTCGCTGCGATCCTCGATACCGATCCGAATCTCGACGAATCGATCGCGTTGTGA